GATAATGAGGGAAAACATTATAAGGAAACCAGCATGTCCTTCATAACATATGTCTTGTGTGTATTTACAATGTAGGAGTAGTGTGTTGGAATGAGCATTAAAACTTCGTCTCATATTAAAGGAAACCTTAGACTAACAGTGGGACAGCGGCAACTACTAATTCAAAAAGAGAAGACCTTGATTGACTTAATTTTCACATACCTCATGGAACATTTATCACAAGCAAAGGGTCTAACGTCTGAATGTCCTCTGTTGTGTATTTTCAATTGTTTGTGATGTTTAAACCTCTTTCCACATGTGTTACAAACAAACTTTCTCTCTTCTGAGTGTGATGTTGCATGATACACTAGTTGATATGGCTTCGAAAATGctgaaatagttaaaaaaaaccataagtACACATTGataaaacaatttgatattattgtagATCCATTTTAATATCTGAAAAAATTATGATGCATAATTAGTACCATAGACATGGGTGCTATAAGACATCTTAAACATTGCTCACATTGCTCATGCACCGTATATACTGACTTACCTTTTTAAAAGGAGCACAATTATAATAAGAGGTATTGTTtagctatataataaataacaggcTAGACTGGCCTCAATTAGAAATGATAAGGTTTGAATAGTAGAATTGTAATACTATTTTACATACTTACATTTGGGACAATGATCACATATATATTTGTGCCCCGAGTGTTCCTTCTCCATATGCTTGGTAAACCATTTTTGTGACACAAAAGACTTTCTGCAAGTTGGACAAATAATCTTTTTCGTCTCGTCCACTTCTATAGAGTTTTCATCTCCAATCTCTTTACTTATTTTCTGATTGCTGTCatctttattaacattttcatttagtgGTTTACAATTTTCTGTGACTGTGTGAACATTATCACttgatatatcttttatactGCTCAAGTTAAAAGCAGTGTTGTTAAAATTGTTAGTGTTATTAAAACTTGTTATACCGATGGATAATTTGTATTCGGGTAATGTTAATCTCAGTTTATTTGTCTCCGGTTCAATAATAATGCTTGTCTCACTTCTAGAGGCAATGTTTTTGAGGGTAATGTTGACATTCTGAGCTTCCTTTATAAATGTATAGCATGACTCTATTTTTATAACACAGTCATAACAAAACTGCCTCGGGAGCTTTTCATTGTCTGTAATCTATTAAATTGCAAtaaggtttaataaatatatgatatatatttttaatatttatcattaataaaacacatttattacTATCAAACGGAAATATtcaacatcataaaaaaaatattaaaatctgattaatgaatatatatatatgctctTAAATAATTTGGAATTTGTCATATTGGTAAATAGTAAGGAATACCTTAATATTTGTgctaaaacaaaacatttctactgtactattattaaaattatctttctcCCACGACGCCACTTCTCGCATACAACTACGGCATAGTCTCGAAATATCCATaatcgattatttattatttcaaatgtctaataaataacttatactttagtatttgtttaaaatataaaattaaataatcgatACAAATTCAAATGTATACTTTGACATATTTACGACTTACTTAACTTCCAATCCAATGACATTTAACAAAATCTTTGACGTTTTGTTATTGCTTGAATTGAGATACTCAAAACATTGGAAATACTATAATTggtgattatataattttggatATCTAATAACGTTTACAGTAGTCTCGAAGTCAATTGATTGATTtgaatcaatgaaaaataaaacaaaaaaatatagtcaatgagggcaaataatataattcactcATATCTAAGTCGCATATGCATATATGATATCTACACCGTAAATATACGATActacatttacaatatatttaaacactatcTATATTATACGGTGGAATGAAAACCTTTACcccgttttattaaaaaaataattaaaaactttaaaaattaaattaaagaataattaatgtaggttaattaagtatattattttaaaactgaaaaaaaaattgatcttTATCAAACAATTCGCAATAATTCATGTATCTATTCATCTCTCGTTAATTGGCatgtagataatattattttaggtcaaggataataaaacgtaatttaacaaaaatattttaattagctaCTTTTGTTGCGCGTTTTGTTTCTGCGAGGTATGACCGTAGGGTGTCTAATCCTTCGCTCGTTAAAGGCGATGCCTCAAGCAAAATTGGTGCATTTTGTAGTTCAGTGCTGAGTCGAGCGAATTGAAGCATGAGTAATGCCTCGTTTCGCATTTGTCTGTACGCTGCGTCCATTTTACTCAACACCAGGATGAActtgaaaagaaataaaagttagatatatacaattaacaaatttagaatttgtattatttatcatactgtttgtttgaaattttattttaaataaaatagcgtGACTTCATACCGTAGCATTCTTTAACTTCGGTTCCGCCAATAATGTATATAGCATAACAGCCGCTGCGGATATTTGACATAAGTTGGACGTATCCACAACAAATATTAcctgaaataaaatgaacacaCGGAAAATATCTTATACCCATcttctgaaataataaaaacaaactagaACTTTTTATCTAATAATCTCTATTTTACATTAGAactgaaaatattcaatatctcTAATGTTTatggtatatttagtatttcaaCTTTTCCACTCACCTTTTCGATCCCATCAAAATAATTGCTCCACAACGATGCCATTTCGCCACCAACTTCACGAATTGAAAGCACTtgtttttttccatttttattggtataactgacgtcataaatatttgtaccaATTGTTGGGACAGGGCTATATGTGTAGTCTATACCGTCGGCATCTTGAAGTTTCTTTAATAATGTAGTTTTTCCCGACCCTTTTGGTCCTAAGCATaaaactgatattttattttctggaTCTTCCATGTCGCGAATATGTTTTAACGTTTATGTTTTGTCAATAAATCAGCGGAGCAGACTTGTGGTACATTTTTATCTACTTGCCGCTAGATGgggttatataaattatgaacttttaaacttttaaagttttactaataataatttttttatgttcaaatcAAGgcttttaataatcatataatttaacaaacaaaagcTATAATTATAACCCCCAAGCTTTCTTATTTcctgttatttttttagttaactCAAGTTTACTCTTTAGTCTTATGAagtgtgaatatattttgttaagcaCTTAGTCATTTTTAGTGTTGTATGACCTGGGAGTCGTTATCGAACCTATTTTAAGTTAACGAAGTAAAGAATTGTAAATAGAATATTACTTATGTCAAGAAATGATAGGAGCAGATTTCTGAGTAAATGCGTAAGAATGATTAGCGAAATTTCtcaacgttaaattattttgaacttttGTTTTCTTAGACAACGTTTCCTAAccgaattttcatataaatcgtttaaaatcatttaaaaatatcggCAGGAGTAGACataaaaacgtaatttattttcaggAATAAAGACAGCGATTAGCCAGTTTGGAGCCGTTTTAGTATAACCCTTTGGAGTTGGTTTGGTATAATATCAAGGTCATCGTCTATGGTCTAAATTAACACGTGTGGTGGAGCGGTTCACTTGATAgtgatcaatttatttaattattggtaCCAACATCAGTATAAGCAGGTCAAGTAGATGAATGCGCCTGCGCAGTTGGCTTATCTCCATTTAAAATAGAGATACGATCATTACAGAATTAACAgacttttaaatttcttttcgaaataataaaagttgtaaAGAAAATTCTACAATTTCCAAAGACAACATGTACTAAGTCGCGACACTGCTCCCATTACATACATATGATGCATatgaaattttcatttgctCTTACAATATTTAGCCATGGCTTATAATATCATGATAGCCGTCACGCTGACCTCGCGTTGCAAGCATCGCCGCGGCATGTGGGTGTACCGGTGTAACATTCACTCACAACACAACTGACAAGTGTCCGAAATCCAAACAGCCTTAAACTTGGTTTACGTCACAAGGCATACCTAACGCCATCTTAGGTGAATAGTGATGTGCTATCTATCGCTACTGATATTAGACGATTGtcgttataataaatgtacttaaattataaaataattaaattaaatggtaTTAAtccatttgtaatttatttattttaaccaataaaCAAGTTAGCTTTCTAATGTAAACAAGAAATACATTCAAGAATAATTATGTAAGTAATAcagtagaaaaaatataaatgtcagttattaaaaataatatataagaatgttAAGCAGCCTAAGTTCGACGTATATTACCCTCCGTACTAGGTGAACTATATGACGGTAGGAGCACATTTCTTAAGGTAATACTTTTACCTTAAttcaaagaattataaaaattgacaatactttcaatTCATTTCTTTACGATTGCAACCCTATTTTGAGTATCTGGTATAAAAGATTTGTAACACAGTAACAATACTTATACTATAcactttagtaatattaatcacCAATACTAAGGACTCactgaaaacaatataaaaggCTCATATTAACCCATaaaggtttaatttaataagtaggAAGTATTTCTTTATGACCAAAACAATTCTGTCCTGTCAGGAAACAATATTGTTCATACCAATTTCGCcaaggttttttttaagaaaaataacaaattttttaAAGGTTGTTCGCTCAGATTTCAATGTGAACACATTTAAGTATCattaaaatggaatatttttgtttaaaattgattattaaattcgaataaaaaaggtcgattaataatatatttattaaatttttcttgaagatattttattttcttacttaCTAATATACTTATAAGATGAATGagataaatgtaaaaagtaaaaaatacgaTGTTAACTAAGATGAtaacaatcataataaaaaaaaaaaaattacgtgaaTCGACACACGCCCCTCTCTACACATTGAGGTTAGCAACTGACAGCTGTAGCCCGCGAATTTCGACTGCGTAACTAGGACACACCCTTGACCCACTGACTCACTGCCAGCTCCATTGTTTTtcaacaatcaataaataatacgcCGAGCAAAACTCTTTACGATGGCGTGTTTGCGCAATCGACTCATCGCCATTGCTGGTGgactaatttttaatttgtgtagtTTGGCGTTTTTTGTGTATAAAGTAACACgtgcatatattatttaaaatattccgtTACTTGAGTGAAATCTAAATCATtgagacatttttataaatttatattgaaaatatcattTATGATATCGAAAATGTGtcagttacatttataaattgaatgaaaaaaaacacatattttttattatatttaaattctaatatagTCATTGGTCGAATGTTGTTCAGcctacttaaaatttatttgatgtattttgACCTTCGTTGTTTATTGTTAAGTGTACGTGTAGATTGGTTAGCTGTATGGTAATTCGAAATGTTAGAAGAAtacagattaaatttatatttatatttgtatgttcaaacaataaaaatgacaaaataacaGAAACACTTACATACGTATTTTGAACAATtagttgaaatttatattataatattaattaattaatataaaaacgcgTATGCATTGATATATTTGGGAcaatgatgtttatttttaaatttaaatttaggtaAGAATAATTTAAGAACATGAGATGGTTTTGCTTGATGAATATCGCGAGGGTTATCGCTTGGCCTCCCACTAAAACGACCGGAATCCAAACGTTAATGTTcggatacttttaaatatttaaaaaaaacaatgcaacAATGACCTTACCATTGTTTGGTTATCAACAATTAAGATTCATACGttgagataaataattaaagctaGTTACATATTCGAGTCTTTTgggaaaatataaaactttttgtaaCTTTTTCTATATGTGTTctgcttattaatttatttgttttaaatgactGAACTGAATGAggatttaagttttttttacaaagtttaATTTGGTAGTTTCTCTCTGGTCTTAGAGAAGTTTTCGATTATACATTTTGTGTATGAAGtcaacaaatacaataaaataaaaaaatcttaaattgaattgtatatatttaaactaaaaacttttcATATGTTATACATTacgttaaagaaaaattaacaaagacttttaatataatacctattaTGGTTATTCATATACTGACAATTCCCAATGAGTTGCTTTCGAGGCGGTGTTCATTTCGATTGTTTGCCTGCCTTTGGCTGACGACGACTTCATTAGACCACATTATATAAAGATCTTACTAAAACAATGCTCAAATGATACAGAAATTACTTGAGAAACAAATGCCGTTACGTCTAGTTTTCCGATGTCATTGTATGCAGGTTTATGAGACCAGCGTTGAGATATATGAAcgatttaaaagaataattaaaagtgaTTCACCATTGACACGGGTTTTAagtaaaatacacaaaaaaacgCTCAGTTGAGAACCTCACTTAgaagcaattaaaattatatatttctgaaataaacaatatataattcataatattattccaGTATCATATTCAATCTTACGGCCGTCACATTTGAGGTCGACTCGCAAGCAACGCTCGTTCGAACTTGatcgtagttttattttatacacgaaATTATGATGTAATGATgtgatattacaattataatgatGTACTTGTAGAACATGCAGTAACTGTTacgtaataaaagtaattaatcctAAAACTTTCCATTAATGAGGGCTACTCCATGTATCTTATTATTCCCTTCAGTTTTGACCTCCACAAGATTTATGTCGAAATTATTTTCTGAAAAACGTCAGTAGCAACATACGCAGATGTATTCTTATTTGACAATGGATCGTGGGTTTGATACCCGTTCTTGTCAAATATGTTCGCGtcctagtttattaatatttgctatGATATTTATACTAACTTTGCACTTGAGGTCCTGAATTCAAATTCTGTGTCGGTGCGTTAGCTATCATTATGTTTTTCGTTCTATAAATTAACTGTTGTGAGTCCCGTACTTCTAAATGTACTTCAAAATGCATTTTAAGTCGTTTATGCTACAGGTCTGATCTCTCATCGATCGGGCCGTATGGCCgcctcatcggattatgagatcGAGGAATGGAGAGTCAGAGAGTGCTTGGGTTTGCACACAAGCTTGTACACCATAATATATAGTATCTTTCTAATTATTATCATCACGTGTAGTAGGCTTTTCCATCAGATCGGCTGCCTTAACTGAATCGTTCGAGGGTAAAATGATTGCTATTATCTACTTGTTTTATTCTGCTAATCTGTTTAAGTTTTCaacgttaatttaattacttacgtACTTCTAACTAACGACATGTTAGTAGTATGTAAATCTGTCAAACAACATTCTTGTGTTGTcgccattaaaattataataaaaatgtattcggtACGAAGTTGGCTAGCCTGTTTTGACAAGTGGCGACGACATCTGCACCGAGCTTACTTCGCGTGATCGACAGGTGCTGAGTTCACTTTATTCGGTGCCCTAGCGAAGGAAACACTACAGGAGAGACGCTTTGGATTTAAGTAAAACTGGTCCTTGGTATCATTTctctttatatgtttatataaagagAAATGATaccaatagttatttttaagattgtgATTGTGTGGATAATTTGTGAATTTgctaattaaagtataataaatccaAAGTTGGAGTTGAAATGtgtaatatgtttgaaaataatatatgtcgtaatttaaagtgaaacttaTTAGTATTggagaataaataaatgagtgtttgacattgttgtttttattagaaGTGGGATCCTGTGTTTATGTCTTCAACATGCCTCGAAGCCGGAAGCAGAGGTATAATAAGAGATCACGAAGATCCTTTGTGTTCCAGTGACAGTAGTGAGCGGGATAGTCACAGAAGGGATACAAAACGACGAAAAAGGTCTCAAACCGTGAgtcaaaatgttgttttaatcaTCAGTGGTTCTTGAATTCGATCCTTTAATAGATAACGTAGACATGTGGATTAACGTAGTCGAAGCAAATGCTCGGGCATTTGGTTGGTCAGTTAGTGACAAAATATCAGGCCTTGCAAAATTGGAGAAACAACAAGCCAAAGCTTGGTTAGActcattccaaaaaaaaaaaaaacagttaattgGACTACGTGGCGGTGGAAACAATGGCGAAATACTTTATCAgataaatttcaaatcaaactAAATATGTTCGTCTTactaaatcaattaataaatacaaagcCAGTACTCAATCAATCTTTGTATGAATTCTATTTCGAGCAAAAGGGTAAAATTGATCGTTTACAGCTAGGATTTAGGGaacaagatattatttcaataatagtaGGTTCCATCGGGGACACGAATATTAGCACAGCTGCTGAGGCTGGTAATTTCAAATATTGCGATGATCTAGCTTCATTTTTACACGGCAAAATCTATACTGGTTCAGAGAAACTATCCTATAAAAGTTATTCTATTTCTAAACAGCAAAAATTACGACAAACACAACAATTACCAAAATTACAATTACGATAGTAATAATAGAACGGAAATTAATTCTCAAAGGGagggtagtaataaataataattttgtttattatcgtTGTGGCGTAGCAGGTCATAGACGGTTCGAATGCACACTCAATGATAAAGTTAAATGTTCCTATTGTAATAGGTTAGGACATATAGAATTAGCTTgccaatttaaacaaaaacctaaGCCTGAAAAGGACGCAGAAGTTAAGATGGTCCGTCatgaagtaaaacaaaaattttataaaaaaattatattaaatagggtAAAAACTGAAGCTTTCTTTGATATGGGCAGTGACTGTTCATTGGTAACTTATTATTGGATTAAAAAGATTGATTTAgactattttcaattaaattcccCAATTAATTTAGTTGGTTTTACAAATGATACTACTAGCAGAGTCACTGATGCTTTAAACAgcatttttaacgtagatcaGGTTGAACTTCCTGTAACATAAGCTATTGATTCGTTATCGAGttgtgatattttaattgttagaaACTTTACGGAAAACACACGCATAGGTAACGTTTTAACATTCCAACCGGCCCAGTCATTTGTTGTCTCAAATATTGATATTAGTAGTGTTAGTTTAGATTGTCaagaatataaagatattttgaagaacatatttaataagtatccaCGCAGTATCTCAAAGGACTTGTCTACCCTAGGCCAAACTTcggttgttaaattaaatattgagttAACCTCGAATTGTCCGAATCTGAAAAAACTATTACTCGTGAAATAATTGATGAATTACTGAAAAGCAATATAATACGTAACAGTAACTCGCCTTACGCGAACCCTGCATTACTAGTAGATAAAGCTAACGGAGAAAAGCGTTTGTGTATAGATTATAggcaactaaataaaataacagttaagGACAAGTACCCAATGCCAATAATTGAAGACCTTATTGATAGATTACGAgggtgtaaatattttagttcacTGGATTTGAAAAGTGGTTATTATCAAATTGGTATTGAAACAGATTCCATACATAAGACTGCATTTGTAACACCAGACGGCCATTATGAGTTTATAAGAATGCCATTTGGGCTATGTAACGGACCTTCGGTCTTTCAAAAGTTAATGGATACGGTGTTAGGTAATCTTCGATTTGGTAGGGTTGTTTGTTATATGGATGACATTTTAGTGAATTCAGAAACActtgaagaaaatataattacgttagaaactatataagatttattccaaaaaataatttaactataaattcaAGCGGATGTACTTTTTTTCGAAAGAATATTACCTTTTTAGGATATGAGATATCAGAAACGGGACTACAACCTAATTCAAAGAAATTAAAGGcgattcaaaatatacaaagagTAAAATTGTAGTTAATGTATTAGACAACATTTTCAAAGTATTCTATAATCCAAAATGCCTTATATGTGACGCAGGCAGTGCTTTTAcatctaaattatttacaaaatattgtaatgacaaaaatataagagctaatataattgcaaaatattagtaatatattttacatattaataaaagataatttgtgAATTTGcgaattaaagtataataaatccaAAGTATAATAAGTCAAACGCTTTGTATATTGATTTGGAGTTGCAATGtgtaatatgtttgaaaataatatatgtcgtaatttaaagtgaaacttaTTAGTATTGgagattaaataaatgagtgttgaaattgttgtttttacttggtttaacaataatattactatgtatTATGTAGGtgtaatcatattataataatatttataattaataaataataataattataatttacgatCTTGAAAGCTAATTATCTATTTCAAAAGATATGTCTTTATATTGcggtattttatatatgtaggtacgagTATATTTATCTAGGCGTCATAAATCTTATACTGATAAGTTCTCTAAAATGTTACCATAAATTAgcatataagtttaatataagcGCTAGAATCATTTCAGTTTTGAATAACGCGAAAGTATTCAAATACCAAACTAACCTAACCCAAGCTAACGTTGTTATCTGTGACCAATATGGCCGCTCCTTTCACTGCGCCCGCGCTGCGTCGCGTGACAGAAAGCGACAGTGACACTGTAACGATGTTACTGCTTACTTGTTTCACGAGATTAAGTTGAAGTTTCCAATTTACTCACGACGCAATAatggcaataaaatatattgcacaatttttattactagCTCTTACTTACGGTTACTGTCGCGTCTTTAAAATCACAACTCTTTACCATTAAGAGTTTAGAGATTAAAGTATTGCTTTCTCCAGAATatcatcttaatttatttaaaaagccgatatgacgtaaataaatattaggcaATGTCTTCTGTTTGTTATAAcagatattcattattttttctcgttcttaagaaattattaaaattcaaataactaGACGAAATCAAATTCGAAGAGCAATAGGATTCACTGTaagaatctatttatttttaaatttcgtttattccatttttaattatatattgacgGCATAAATATGTCTACGGTGAAATATCGATGGTTAGAAGAAAGGTTTCTATGGTTAGGACAGCTGTTCCGTTGGTAGGCGAGGCCCCGTCTCAAAGCATTTTTGTGGTTATATGACAATGTTGGAGTTTATAAATGTGGAAAAATTCCATCCTTCAAAtgcgatatttaaaataatttcttaaccaCTGCAGAGATAAATCGTAAGCAGAAATAAAGTATAAGAATACGCAGTGGCGAGCGCCCGGATTTGAATGTGCAGTATTCATTTATGATCAACGTTTTCTTTCCACTGAGCAATGTCAGATTACCTACATGTATTAAATTGTATCGAGATCTGAatcaagataattataaaattatagaatccttataaaaataatttcaatgcaACTTTAACGTATACTACCCGTTTCAAGTTTTATTCATTGTTACTGACAgaataaatattccttaaatattatacgtttgtaatattatataaaatttataaggttAGGTTAGTGTGCAAattaatatacagggttattggtaattcgacgtattcccgttagaagGTGATAGAGGTGATTGTTTGCAATAATGTTGACCCCCATAT
This genomic window from Vanessa tameamea isolate UH-Manoa-2023 chromosome 5, ilVanTame1 primary haplotype, whole genome shotgun sequence contains:
- the LOC113404463 gene encoding zinc finger protein 664-like, giving the protein MDISRLCRSCMREVASWEKDNFNNSTVEMFCFSTNIKITDNEKLPRQFCYDCVIKIESCYTFIKEAQNVNITLKNIASRSETSIIIEPETNKLRLTLPEYKLSIGITSFNNTNNFNNTAFNLSSIKDISSDNVHTVTENCKPLNENVNKDDSNQKISKEIGDENSIEVDETKKIICPTCRKSFVSQKWFTKHMEKEHSGHKYICDHCPKSFSKPYQLVYHATSHSEERKFVCNTCGKRFKHHKQLKIHNRGHSDVRPFACDKCSMRFKNKSVLKCHMKVHEEVKQYLCSYCGWGFSQAHNLEVHLRTHTGAKPHACSQCSFRSAAASSLRRHLRRHSGARPHVCAHCRKAFHDASGLTRHTRTHTGELPYKCPGCARTFADSWKRKTHLMRAHRVALHDIPRMRTDGTCAGS
- the LOC135194837 gene encoding ADP-ribosylation factor-like protein 16, whose amino-acid sequence is MEDPENKISVLCLGPKGSGKTTLLKKLQDADGIDYTYSPVPTIGTNIYDVSYTNKNGKKQVLSIREVGGEMASLWSNYFDGIEKVIFVVDTSNLCQISAAAVMLYTLLAEPKLKNATFILVLSKMDAAYRQMRNEALLMLQFARLSTELQNAPILLEASPLTSEGLDTLRSYLAETKRATKVAN